Below is a window of Solanum stenotomum isolate F172 chromosome 7, ASM1918654v1, whole genome shotgun sequence DNA.
CGGCAATCATTGTCTCTTAATCATGTCTATCAGATGTTGTCAAACAAACTATTTCAAATTCAGCTAAGGAAGTCATCTTCGGGCAGCTCAAATAGCACGCATGCAactttgtccattatttcctACATGGAAAAGGAACATACTCCACAGAGCATTACTGATAggaattctaaaaaaataaggCCTTTGGAAATAAGTGAGGTGGAGGTGATGGCAACAACTACTACAACTGGTTCTTCAAATGCGACACCGAAATTTGAACCACCCACACCAACCAAAAAAGTGTAAAAGGTCGGTCTACATCTGACTTTCACACCAAACTAAAAGTCACAATGATTAACAATTCCAAATATTTAGAAGTATTTCAAAAAGTTGTGGTAAAAAAAAGTAACACAGTTTTAAAAACTAAAGGTGGAATCATTGAGGTATTAGAAGAATATCGTTCATAATGTGATCAGTAAGTTGTGCAAGTCTTTTGAAATACACGAAGTATACTACTGCGAGAAATTTACAACCCACTAcatttttcttccttcaaatttatcattcatttggaatttcaaatttgtttaACTCTGTTGGATTTTAATCATTCTGAGTTAGATTACTAATGTAATTAAATTCCTTTATAGGAAAGAAAGTATGGAGAATGAAGAATCTGAATTagattattttagttttaacaATTGAACAACTTCATTATTTCAGAGTTAGGACCAGCTCTTTGGGCAGTGATCTGTGTGTTTCTCAAGTTATTAAGCATTCAAATGTCTtctatttttagagaaaatcaTTATACTAATTATAGATCTGATCACAAAGAGATTCAACAGGGAATCTATCACTTTTATCATGATTTAAGTTTTTATTCGTCTATCACAGGAAGGTCGATTTGCTAGAATGTCTAAAAAGAGTGTCAACGCACCAATCCCACCCATTGCTTTGGTTAGTGAGGAAGAAACTGAAGAATCaatgttcaaaaaatttatcGAGACTAAAGAGAGGATAACTGCAGCCAAAAGGAGACTTGCAGTACTAGACCAAACTGAATGGATGCTACGAGAAAGAATTATTGAGGTTGACATGGAAACATCCTCGGTGAAAAGAAAGATtgcaaaaattgatcaaaagaTAATTAATATCACTAAAGCGTTTGCAAGGGTCTCCGAAATTGAATGGGACATTAAGAAACTAACTTTTGGGAATGCTTCCTCCATGAGGGAAAATGGTAAAACAAAAGAGGGTTCAGATGACGAGAGCACCGGATCGTCACCATACAGTtgtagaagaaggaaaaaagctTTTGGGTAGATTTAGGTTTATGTAACGCAATTTTCATGTTTGCCatgttgtttttaaatttttattgtaatCAAGAACTACGCGAGACTTGAGCCCATAAGGGGTACGTAGGAAGCTCTTTTCGAGCCTAGTCTCTCTATCAATTTCGAGAAGGGTACGTTTAGGTTATCTTATGTAATTCGAACTACGTCGGGCCTAATTTCCTTggtggatacgtaggcagcctacTTAAGGCTCGGTCCctatcttttcaatttttattctcCCTTATTAGTGAATGATTCTGAAGAGTTCCACCTACAAAAGCATATGAGTGGAAAAAATCAGCATGATTCTATGCAAGTCAACCTTTCCAATtcaattgcaaaaaaaatttctttccatttgagTCCTCAAATTCACCCGAAATATTTCTGTGGATTAATCTGCTTCAAGAAAAATGACACTTGTgtgtttatttttatgtcatctTATTTGCATATCTcgttaaaaacaaaaactaacacACATATCTTTTGAATTGTTCTTCTCTACAGGTaaaaactgatctgtgttgaaaTCAAACTGGCCGACCATCCCTACTTTACAAGATCTGAAGCAATCATACCATCATTCCCATCGTCATTCTTTGGAGAAAGGCAAGAACAAAATGACTGGTACTTCTGAAGAAATAGGAATAATGGATGTGACCATCAGAAATACTGAACTCGTTGATCAGAGTGAGTTGATCTCTCAATTAATACAACGAATTGCAGAAATACAGAAAGAGCCTCAACAGACCAAAGATCTGGCCAAACTGGTCATTGCATCGAATGAACCCCCATTGAAATTAGAAGACCTCCACCTCCTTTTCCAACACTAAGTTCCCCATTACCCAACTATTTTCCTACCCATACCACATGACCCATCACTTCCACCCCTAATCCTCATGCCATTGACTCAGCACTTCTTACCAAacaccaccaccaccattacCAACTCAGAACCAAGCACCTAACACTAATCACTCCCAAATCTTTACACCAACCCACCAAATCCCACCCCTAGTCTCTAATAATCCAAGTGTTTTGCCTAGCCAGCCTGCATGCCCTTCCGTAACATTCCAAACTCCACTAGCCTATACAATCCCTGAGTCGTGTCCTAGCTTTCATGTTCTACCGGAACTGGATCACTATGAAGAAATGGAGAAGGAGTGGAGGTTGAGAGAAGAAAAACGTgaacaaaaaatgaatgttaTGAAGGATGCCATCTCCGAGGCAGTAAAAACTGTCCAATCTTCGAGGAAGATAACAAGACTTGAGTATGAGGACCTTTGCATGCACCCTGACTTGGAAATACCCGAAGGTtacaaaattccaaaatttgaaaCCTTCAATGGAATTGGCAATCCCATGGCTCACCTACGAGCTTATTGTGACCAACTCGTGGGTATCGAAAAAAATGATGCATTAATTATGAGGTTGTTTAGTCGAAGCCTCAGTAGGGAGGCGTTAGAATGGTTCACATCTAAAGAACTCCGTCAGTGGTCTACATGGGGGGCTCTGgccaaagatttttttttggaaagattCCAGTTTAATGTCGAAGCTATCCCCGACAgatattatttggaaaaaatcaaGCAAAAGACCATAAGGGACTATCGTGAATATGCGTGCCGCTGGAGGAAAGAAGTTGCAAAGGTACAACCTGTGATGACTGAAAGCGAAATAACCTCTGCTTTTATTCGAGCTCAAGAGCCCGAGTATTATGAAAGGATGTTGTCCATGATGGGACAGAAGTTTTCAGAGCTGATCAGAATGGGAGAATCCATATAGGATGGCCTCAAGTCTAGAAAGGTTACAAGTCTCACTGCCTTGCAGGCCGCGAACAAATCACTTGTATTTTGAGTAAAATGTTTCATTTTGGATCcctttttctaaaaaatcaaaaaaataaaaaaatgtgtcatttatttaactattttcacaaagttaatcaaatattataagttattattttttatgttaaatcattattttccaaaaaatagttaaatgtATTTTAGTCAAGTTGCACGTCAACcacatgttagcggacacttcgaatgcttaaactcttctcgaagtgtaaattgaaccctgaaccctctttggtattttcaaatgatttttttctgtttaaatcttttgaaaattataagttttcttaatctctttaaaaaaattaagtgatgactcttttctaagtatttttcttaaaatgttttatacttgaaacatttcaaaaagtgatttttttaaatatagaaaaattacgggtttaaggtttatggttcTCCATTCATCTGACGGCGATATGCTGTTGAATTGCGATGGATAATTTTGAAATGTTCACATATCTCTTTCATCAAGTGACTATTCAAATTTGCTCCATTATCTGTGATGATAGACACTGGAACTTCAAAACGACATATCAAACTGTTGCGAACAAAATTGGCCACAACTTTCTTTGTTACAGCTTTGTAGGAAGCAGCTTCGACCCACTTTGTGAAGTAATCAATGGTGACCCAAATGAACCTATGACTATTGGAGGCAGCAGGCTCAATCGGTCCAATAACATCCATTCCCCAGGCTGCAAATGGCCAAGGGGAACTCATCGCATTGAGCTCGTGGGGTGGTAGTTTGATCAGATCTCTGTGCACCTGACATTTATGGCATTTTTGGACAAATCGATCACAATCATTTTCCATAGTCATTCAGAAGTATCCTGCCCTTAAGATTTTCTTTGCTAATGTAAACCCATTCATGTGCGTCCCACACACTCCAGCGTGCACTTCTTCAAGCAATTTTATGGCTTCTGCAACATCCACACATCTCAGTAATCCCAGATCGGGTGTCCTCTTTTAAAGAacctctccatttaagaagaagTTGTTTGTCATTCTTCGGATTGTTTTCTTCTGAATACTTGTTGCTTTTTCTGGATATTCGCCAGCTTCTAAGTACTTTTTTACATCGATATACCATGGATTCCCATCCCATTATACTTCCACATGTGAACAATGTGCTTGTTGTTCTTTTAAAACTATCTCAAGTGGATCGATATAACTCTTTTTTAGGTGTTGTATTATGGACGATATGGTTGCAAAGGCATCAGTAAGCTCGTTCTGTATTCTCGGTGTGTGTCTGAACTTGGTCTTCCTAAATCTTAGGCATAATCTCCGTACCAATTGTACGTAAGGTAAGATTTTAGGATTCTTCACcgcccattctccttgaacttgatgaatcaaCAAGTCTGAATCACCAATTATCAGTAATTCTTGAAAATTCATGTCAAGAGCCATTCTAATGCCAAGAATACATGAttcatactcagccatgttATTAGTGCATAAGAATCTAAGTTTTGCTATTGCTGGATAATGTTGCCCTGATTCAGATATCAACACTGCTCCAATTTCTGATCCTATAGAGGTTACTGAtccatcaaagaacattctCCACCCAGGATATGATTCTGATATGTCTTCCCCTAAAAACAATACTTCTTCATCAGGGAAATATGTTCTAAGCGGTTCATATCCTTCATCTACTGGGTTTTCAGCAAGGTGATCAGTCAAGGCTTGCCCCTTAATTGCTTTCTGAGTCAAGTACACAATatcgaactcactcaacaacATTTTCCACTTCGCTAGCTTTCCTGTGGGCATTACTTTTTGAAATATGTACTTGAGTGGGTCCATCCTCGAAATGAGATGTGTTGTATAAGCCGACAGATAATGTCTCAATTTCTGAGCAacccaagtcaaagcacaacaagTTCTCTCTAAAAgggtgtaacgagcctcataagATGTGAACTTCTTACTCAAATAGAATATAGCTCTCACCTTTTTTCCGATCTCATCATGATGTCGCAACACACACTCGAATGTATTGTCAGAGACGGATAAA
It encodes the following:
- the LOC125871322 gene encoding uncharacterized protein LOC125871322 — encoded protein: MEKEWRLREEKREQKMNVMKDAISEAVKTVQSSRKITRLEYEDLCMHPDLEIPEGYKIPKFETFNGIGNPMAHLRAYCDQLVGIEKNDALIMRLFSRSLSREALEWFTSKELRQWSTWGALAKDFFLERFQFNVEAIPDRYYLEKIKQKTIRDYREYACRWRKEVAKVQPVMTESEITSAFIRAQEPEYYERMLSMMGQKFSELIRMGESI